The following are from one region of the Phycisphaerae bacterium genome:
- the ptsP gene encoding phosphoenolpyruvate--protein phosphotransferase, producing the protein MEILRGISVAPGVAIGQAVILEAEDFRIPFRTISSDHVPMEMQRLATAVEKSIEELQKQADWLNINLGRDAANVFTWHVGVLRDEHLRQNIEQLIQSKYATAAYATSTVMRNYQRRFMQMNDPLLVERMRDVQDIERRLLRHILGEGREDLGHLRKPVILVAHDLTPTQTAQLANTKIMGVALDAGAATSHTAILLRSWGRPGVIGLNDVSTRISGGDTVIVDGSNQLVIVNPNEATLEEYQVQRQAYIRLTDELGELKTVPAVTQDGRRITLLSNIEFPHESAAGLEKGADGVGLYRTEFLFLRPEGAPSEQDQYEAYVAAIRGACGKPVTIRTFDLGADKYTQQRRYEQERNPMLGLRSIRYSLENLDMFKEQLRAVLRASVEGDVRLMFPLINSLMEFRQAKMTVRDAMEDLEEDDIPFRRDIPVGMMLETPAAAIQIKEFCREVGFISIGTNDLVQYLLAVDRGNERVARFYNPSHPAVLRTVRDVARACNQAEVECSLCGEMAGQPLYAIFLVGVGLSNFSMAPANIPEIKKLIRLISFSKAQRVARKALSLESERQVTNYLRDETRKLLPQDPI; encoded by the coding sequence ATGGAAATCCTGCGAGGCATCTCCGTCGCTCCCGGCGTCGCCATCGGGCAGGCCGTCATCCTGGAGGCCGAGGATTTCCGCATCCCCTTCCGCACGATCTCCTCGGACCACGTCCCCATGGAGATGCAGCGTCTTGCCACGGCCGTGGAAAAGTCGATCGAAGAGCTGCAAAAGCAGGCCGATTGGCTCAACATCAACTTGGGGCGGGATGCCGCCAACGTCTTTACCTGGCATGTCGGCGTGCTCCGCGACGAACACCTGCGCCAGAACATCGAACAGCTGATCCAATCCAAGTACGCCACCGCCGCCTATGCCACCAGCACGGTGATGCGGAACTACCAGCGGCGGTTCATGCAGATGAACGACCCGCTGCTCGTCGAGCGCATGCGGGATGTGCAGGACATCGAGCGCCGCCTCCTGCGCCACATCCTGGGAGAAGGACGTGAGGACCTCGGCCATTTGCGTAAACCGGTCATTCTCGTGGCGCATGACCTGACGCCCACCCAGACCGCTCAGCTTGCCAACACGAAGATCATGGGCGTGGCGCTCGACGCCGGGGCAGCCACGTCGCACACGGCTATTCTCCTGAGATCGTGGGGTCGGCCGGGTGTGATCGGCCTGAACGATGTCTCCACGCGGATCAGCGGCGGCGACACGGTCATCGTGGACGGCTCGAACCAGCTCGTCATTGTCAATCCCAATGAGGCCACGCTGGAGGAATACCAGGTACAGCGTCAGGCTTACATTCGCCTTACCGACGAGTTGGGCGAACTCAAGACCGTTCCCGCGGTGACCCAGGACGGGCGGCGCATCACGCTGCTGAGCAACATCGAGTTTCCGCACGAATCCGCCGCCGGACTGGAGAAGGGCGCCGACGGCGTTGGCCTGTACCGCACGGAGTTCCTTTTCCTTCGCCCGGAGGGTGCTCCATCCGAGCAGGACCAGTACGAGGCGTACGTGGCGGCCATCCGCGGGGCATGCGGCAAGCCGGTTACAATTCGGACGTTTGACCTCGGGGCCGACAAGTACACGCAACAGCGACGCTACGAGCAGGAGCGAAATCCCATGCTCGGACTGCGTTCGATCCGCTACAGCCTCGAAAACCTGGACATGTTCAAGGAGCAGCTCCGGGCGGTCCTGCGGGCGTCGGTCGAAGGCGATGTCCGGCTGATGTTCCCGCTGATCAACAGCCTCATGGAGTTCCGCCAGGCCAAAATGACGGTTCGTGACGCCATGGAGGATCTGGAGGAGGACGACATTCCGTTTCGCCGGGACATTCCGGTAGGGATGATGCTCGAGACACCTGCCGCAGCCATCCAGATCAAGGAATTCTGCCGGGAAGTGGGGTTTATCAGCATTGGCACGAACGATCTCGTGCAATATCTGCTGGCCGTCGATCGGGGTAACGAACGGGTCGCCCGCTTCTATAATCCCTCGCACCCGGCCGTGCTGAGAACGGTTCGCGACGTCGCCAGGGCTTGTAATCAGGCGGAGGTCGAATGTAGTCTATGTGGGGAAATGGCGGGGCAGCCGTTGTATGCCATCTTTCTGGTGGGGGTGGGCTTGAGCAATTTTTCGATGGCGCCGGCCAATATTCCCGAAATCAAGAAGCTGATTCGCCTGATCTCCTTTTCCAAGGCGCAACGTGTCGCGAGAAAGGCGCTGAGTCTGGAATCCGAGAGGCAGGTAACAAACTACTTGCGTGACGAGACACGGAAATTACTTCCGCAGGACCCGATCTGA
- a CDS encoding 3-oxoacyl-ACP synthase III, giving the protein MFGYRQVCIEALGYALPEEVVTSEQLEGELAPVYERFGLHVGRLELMTGIRKRRFWAPGTMPSDAATRAGRAALENANLSPGDIDALVFTAVSRDCLEPATASVVHHQLGLPRRAAFFDISNACLGFLNGIVTVANMIELGQIRRGLVVAGESSRPLVRTTIRHLLESPNLTRAELKQAFASLTIGSGAAGAVVCHESVSKSRHRLLGGVSRAASEHNELCRGSGDSGFSADAAMTMRTDAELLLEGGCELAAETWKEFKAHLEWDEFDIGRTYCHQVGSVHRDRLYAALGLDGARDFSTFEFLGNVGSVSLPLTLAMGVERDPPATGTNVALLGIGSGLCCVMLGVRW; this is encoded by the coding sequence ATGTTCGGCTATCGACAGGTATGCATCGAGGCCCTGGGCTACGCCCTGCCCGAAGAAGTCGTGACCTCGGAGCAGCTCGAAGGCGAGCTGGCCCCGGTATACGAGCGCTTCGGACTTCACGTTGGACGGCTGGAGCTCATGACCGGCATCCGCAAGCGGCGCTTCTGGGCGCCCGGAACCATGCCCAGCGATGCCGCGACGAGAGCGGGACGCGCCGCTTTGGAGAACGCCAACCTGTCGCCCGGCGACATTGATGCACTCGTCTTCACCGCCGTCTCGCGGGATTGCCTCGAGCCGGCGACGGCATCGGTCGTCCACCACCAGTTGGGCCTACCCCGCCGGGCGGCGTTCTTCGACATTTCCAATGCTTGCCTCGGTTTTCTCAACGGGATCGTGACAGTCGCCAACATGATCGAACTGGGGCAGATTCGCCGCGGGCTGGTCGTGGCGGGCGAAAGCAGCCGTCCCCTGGTTCGCACCACCATCCGCCACCTGCTCGAATCGCCGAATCTCACTCGCGCGGAACTCAAGCAGGCCTTCGCCTCGCTGACCATCGGCTCGGGCGCCGCCGGCGCCGTCGTCTGCCACGAGTCCGTGTCAAAGTCGAGGCACCGATTGCTCGGCGGCGTCAGCCGCGCCGCCAGCGAGCACAACGAACTCTGCCGCGGCAGCGGCGACAGCGGTTTCTCCGCCGACGCCGCCATGACCATGAGAACGGATGCGGAATTGCTCCTGGAAGGCGGCTGCGAACTGGCCGCAGAAACGTGGAAGGAATTCAAGGCGCATTTGGAATGGGATGAGTTCGACATCGGCCGAACGTACTGCCACCAGGTCGGCAGCGTGCACCGTGACCGGCTCTACGCCGCACTGGGACTGGACGGCGCACGCGATTTCTCCACCTTCGAGTTCCTCGGCAACGTGGGATCGGTTTCGCTTCCTCTGACCCTGGCGATGGGCGTCGAGCGCGACCCGCCCGCCACCGGAACGAACGTGGCACTTCTCGGAATCGGCAGCGGACTCTGCTGTGTCATGCTCGGCGTGCGTTGGTGA
- the raiA gene encoding ribosome-associated translation inhibitor RaiA — MQIQISGRHVEVPAELRSYIEEKIQKLPRFYDRIHEVEVILGHESELFTAEIIVRADHKHTFVASETGPDTYALVDAVVDKLERQLRKHKEMLRNHKHDGPSPS, encoded by the coding sequence GTGCAGATTCAAATATCCGGTCGCCATGTGGAGGTGCCGGCGGAACTGCGATCCTACATTGAGGAGAAGATCCAGAAGCTGCCTCGCTTCTACGATCGGATTCACGAAGTCGAGGTAATTCTCGGACACGAGTCGGAGTTGTTCACCGCGGAGATCATCGTCCGCGCCGACCACAAGCACACGTTCGTGGCCAGTGAAACGGGCCCAGATACGTATGCGCTCGTGGACGCGGTCGTGGACAAGCTGGAACGCCAGCTGCGGAAGCACAAGGAAATGCTGCGAAATCACAAGCACGACGGTCCCAGTCCGTCGTAG
- a CDS encoding HPr family phosphocarrier protein: MSGSNHEASREVTVDLQEGVHARPVMRFVDLASTFKSAVRVRNVTRRGEEVDGKSAMHMMLLEATRGCVLRISAEGEDAEQAVGALAELVQRGFDQETS, encoded by the coding sequence TTGTCCGGTTCCAATCACGAAGCTTCACGCGAGGTAACGGTCGATCTTCAGGAGGGCGTTCATGCCCGTCCCGTGATGCGGTTCGTTGATCTCGCCTCCACATTCAAGAGCGCCGTTCGGGTTCGAAACGTGACGCGAAGGGGCGAGGAAGTGGATGGCAAGAGTGCCATGCACATGATGCTGCTGGAAGCCACCCGAGGCTGCGTATTGCGGATTTCGGCCGAGGGGGAAGATGCCGAGCAAGCCGTGGGCGCGCTCGCCGAACTGGTTCAACGCGGGTTTGACCAAGAAACTTCGTGA
- a CDS encoding DUF2344 domain-containing protein — MPATGGTAAISAVVEQRIRWVIFHAVNGDLRFISHHDTLRLFRRACARAALPIRYSQGFNPHPKIMIPLPRPVGIASDVEAVVFELMENSDDVPARLGQQLPREMPVHQGRRLQEGERLQPRSAAYRLSLDGAAPEAFASRVTEIMASPTLPVTRQTPGEPSARTVDIRPYLQSVELESDAVRFELLIEGGRTAKPAEIAGLLGFDATTINHRIRRLHVTWAS; from the coding sequence ATGCCGGCAACGGGCGGGACGGCGGCTATCTCCGCCGTCGTTGAACAGCGCATCCGCTGGGTCATCTTTCACGCCGTGAATGGCGACCTGCGGTTCATTTCCCATCACGATACGCTGCGGCTGTTCCGCCGGGCGTGCGCTCGAGCGGCGCTGCCCATTCGCTATTCCCAGGGTTTCAATCCGCATCCCAAGATCATGATCCCCCTGCCCCGTCCGGTGGGAATTGCCTCCGACGTGGAGGCCGTAGTCTTCGAGCTCATGGAGAATTCCGACGACGTGCCCGCACGGCTGGGGCAGCAGCTCCCGAGGGAGATGCCCGTTCATCAAGGGCGGCGGCTGCAGGAGGGAGAGCGTCTCCAGCCGCGGAGTGCCGCTTATCGCCTGTCGCTGGACGGCGCCGCGCCGGAGGCATTTGCCTCCCGCGTCACAGAGATCATGGCATCGCCGACCCTGCCTGTAACGAGGCAAACACCCGGCGAACCGTCCGCGCGAACCGTGGACATTCGCCCGTATCTTCAAAGCGTCGAGCTGGAATCCGACGCCGTACGTTTCGAACTGCTCATCGAAGGAGGACGCACGGCAAAACCGGCAGAGATCGCCGGGCTCCTCGGCTTCGACGCCACAACAATCAACCATCGAATTCGGAGGCTTCACGTGACGTGGGCCTCGTAA
- a CDS encoding PTS sugar transporter subunit IIA → MKLLDIIHGPSIIADLEGTDRNAVIRELVQSLADHGALEADDVDEVAKAAIAREKQGSTGFGKGVAVPHVKHERVKKMTAAIGRSSRGVDFAALDRAPVFTVVLLLSPASAPEEHLAAMEKIFRYLQRENFRRFLRQAESREAIIDLIKEADGMQEE, encoded by the coding sequence ATGAAGCTGTTGGACATCATCCACGGACCGTCCATTATCGCCGACCTGGAGGGGACAGATCGAAATGCGGTGATTCGGGAGCTGGTGCAATCCCTGGCCGACCACGGCGCGCTCGAGGCCGATGATGTCGATGAAGTCGCCAAGGCGGCCATCGCCCGCGAGAAGCAGGGAAGCACGGGTTTCGGAAAGGGCGTGGCGGTTCCCCACGTCAAGCACGAGCGGGTCAAGAAGATGACCGCCGCGATCGGTCGTTCCAGCAGGGGTGTGGACTTTGCCGCTCTGGACCGCGCGCCGGTGTTTACCGTGGTGTTGCTGCTCAGCCCGGCCAGTGCTCCGGAAGAGCACCTCGCCGCGATGGAAAAGATTTTTCGGTACTTGCAGCGCGAGAATTTCCGCCGTTTCCTCCGGCAGGCGGAGAGTCGCGAGGCCATCATCGACCTGATCAAGGAAGCTGACGGCATGCAGGAGGAATGA
- a CDS encoding DUF502 domain-containing protein, protein MDDFRRFFLRGLAALVPTLLTFAILVWVYQFVDGYVGRYITNGLLEVCRAIRDEPARVLVDREFDALRYGTPIDRWDERTGQRLTIEYMTIHSNALVSPNDRIRGAAFDARSRALWEIAFRKFHLHVLGFVIAIILVYFTGMFLASFMGRTMWRMGEGVLKRIPVIRAVYTNVKQVTDFLLTEKPLAFSGMVAVQYPRLGVWSLGLSTGQAIKAIQGSVPEELVTVFIPSSPTPMTGYVVHVARRDVIDLNISVDEALRFIISGGVIKPGAMIPSEPVAKPEGVSP, encoded by the coding sequence ATGGACGACTTCCGTCGATTCTTCCTTCGCGGGCTCGCCGCCCTGGTCCCTACCCTGCTGACCTTCGCCATCCTGGTGTGGGTTTACCAATTCGTTGATGGCTATGTCGGCCGGTATATCACGAATGGCCTGCTCGAGGTCTGCCGGGCCATCCGAGATGAACCTGCCCGCGTGCTTGTGGATCGCGAGTTTGATGCTCTTCGCTACGGAACGCCCATCGACCGATGGGACGAACGCACCGGGCAGCGGCTGACCATCGAGTACATGACGATTCACAGCAACGCTTTAGTCAGCCCGAACGATCGGATTCGCGGCGCGGCGTTCGATGCCCGCAGCCGGGCGCTCTGGGAGATCGCGTTCCGGAAATTCCATTTGCACGTTCTCGGTTTTGTGATCGCCATCATCCTCGTATACTTCACCGGAATGTTTCTGGCGAGCTTCATGGGACGAACCATGTGGCGGATGGGGGAAGGCGTCTTGAAACGCATTCCCGTCATCCGGGCCGTGTACACCAACGTCAAGCAGGTCACGGACTTCCTGCTGACGGAAAAGCCGCTGGCGTTCTCCGGGATGGTGGCGGTACAGTATCCCCGGCTCGGGGTCTGGTCGCTGGGCTTGAGCACCGGTCAGGCCATCAAGGCCATTCAGGGCAGCGTCCCGGAGGAATTAGTGACGGTCTTCATCCCGAGTTCACCGACGCCGATGACGGGGTACGTCGTTCATGTTGCACGGCGGGATGTAATTGATCTGAACATTTCCGTGGACGAAGCCTTGCGGTTCATTATCAGTGGCGGGGTGATCAAGCCCGGTGCCATGATTCCATCGGAACCGGTGGCGAAGCCGGAGGGCGTGTCGCCGTAG
- a CDS encoding alpha/beta fold hydrolase, whose protein sequence is MHELPDDVRALYPFPSRFLSIGEHRLHYVDEGDGEPLVLLHGNPTWSFYWRELIGGLRDRWRVIAPDHLGCGLSDKPQRYPYTLSTHIENVSKLIDHLGLREINLGVHDWGGAIGFGWAVRNVSRVKRMIVFNTAAFFGPCPWRIRICRMPLMGAIVVRGLNGFALPATWMACKNRVRMTSAVRRGYLLPYDSYANRVAVLEFVRDIPLRRDTPTGRRVAEIEAGLPQLADKPMLICWGGRDFCFHDGFLDEWRRRFPEAEVHCFADAGHYVVEDAGERLLPLIRGFLDEGPHTRSAASSD, encoded by the coding sequence ATGCACGAACTTCCCGACGACGTTCGCGCATTGTATCCGTTTCCTTCGCGATTCCTTTCGATCGGCGAACATCGCCTGCACTACGTCGATGAAGGCGACGGCGAGCCGCTCGTTCTGCTGCACGGCAATCCGACGTGGTCGTTCTATTGGCGGGAGCTGATCGGCGGGCTGCGCGATCGCTGGCGGGTGATCGCCCCAGACCACCTGGGCTGTGGGCTCTCCGACAAGCCTCAACGGTACCCCTACACGTTGTCCACGCACATCGAGAACGTGTCGAAGCTGATCGACCATCTTGGCTTGAGGGAAATCAACCTCGGCGTGCACGACTGGGGCGGAGCCATCGGCTTCGGCTGGGCCGTTCGCAATGTGTCTCGCGTCAAGCGGATGATCGTCTTCAATACCGCGGCGTTCTTCGGCCCATGCCCGTGGCGAATTCGCATCTGCAGGATGCCGCTGATGGGCGCGATCGTCGTTCGGGGACTCAACGGCTTTGCCCTCCCCGCGACATGGATGGCCTGCAAGAACCGCGTACGCATGACCTCGGCTGTGCGCCGTGGGTACCTCCTGCCCTACGATTCGTACGCGAATCGCGTGGCTGTCCTGGAATTCGTGCGTGACATTCCCTTGCGTCGCGACACGCCCACGGGCCGGCGCGTCGCAGAAATTGAAGCAGGACTCCCACAACTTGCCGACAAGCCCATGCTCATCTGCTGGGGGGGCAGGGACTTCTGCTTTCACGACGGCTTTCTGGACGAATGGCGCCGCCGCTTTCCCGAGGCCGAGGTGCATTGCTTCGCCGACGCGGGCCATTACGTCGTCGAGGACGCCGGTGAACGCCTCCTTCCGTTGATCCGCGGATTCCTTGACGAGGGGCCCCATACCCGTTCCGCCGCGAGCTCGGATTGA
- a CDS encoding Rne/Rng family ribonuclease, which translates to MIINVSGTEECRIAVIHEGQLEELFLERASSQSHVGNIYKGRVTNIEPGIQAAFIDFGLPKQGFLHVSDVQPQYFPSHSGGASEEVGRKIPRLNRPPIQKCFRRGQEVIVQVTREGVGTKGPTLTTYLSIPGRFLVMMPGMSRHGVSRKIEDDQARRRMRDILNELELPSGMGFILRTAGLDRNKRELQRDLNYLQRLWKTVADRIRNQPAPAELYRESDLVTRTIRDIYSTEFNRMVVDDEETAEKAREFLQLAMPRSKTQVDVYTDREPVFHRYGIEQEIERINMRHVPLSSGGSLVIESTEAMVTIDVNSGRFRSLDDAEETAYRINMEAAGEIARQLRLRDLGGLILCDFIDMRYDRHIRAVEKKLRDDLKKHKERVRMLRMSAFGIVEMTRQRQRASIRRNMYYDCPHCRGAGVVKMPESVVLDVMRMIQLSVFQPDVHRVTISVDPDVAMRILNTKRAAIARMESESGKTVIIRGDANFTTDQIECACEDSRGQPVNVGWQMKTTGK; encoded by the coding sequence ATGATCATCAACGTCTCGGGCACGGAAGAATGCCGCATCGCCGTCATTCACGAGGGCCAACTTGAGGAGCTGTTCCTGGAGCGCGCCTCGTCGCAGTCCCACGTCGGCAACATCTACAAGGGGCGCGTCACCAACATCGAGCCCGGCATACAGGCCGCATTCATCGACTTCGGACTTCCCAAGCAGGGTTTCCTTCACGTGTCCGATGTTCAACCGCAGTACTTCCCCTCGCACAGCGGCGGAGCGTCGGAAGAAGTCGGGCGCAAGATCCCGCGGTTGAATCGTCCGCCGATTCAGAAGTGTTTCCGGCGCGGGCAGGAAGTCATCGTGCAGGTCACGCGGGAGGGCGTCGGCACAAAGGGGCCGACCTTGACGACCTACCTGTCCATTCCCGGCCGGTTCCTGGTCATGATGCCCGGCATGAGTCGCCACGGCGTTTCGCGCAAGATCGAGGATGACCAGGCCCGCCGCCGCATGCGCGACATCCTCAACGAGCTGGAGCTTCCTTCGGGCATGGGCTTCATTCTTCGCACGGCCGGGCTGGACCGCAATAAGCGCGAGCTCCAGCGTGACCTGAACTACCTCCAGCGCCTGTGGAAGACGGTGGCCGATCGTATCCGCAACCAGCCCGCACCGGCCGAGCTCTATCGCGAATCCGACCTCGTCACGCGCACCATCCGTGATATTTACTCGACGGAATTCAATCGCATGGTCGTCGACGACGAGGAGACGGCCGAAAAGGCGCGCGAGTTCCTGCAACTGGCCATGCCCCGCTCCAAGACGCAGGTCGACGTGTACACCGACCGAGAGCCTGTATTCCACCGCTACGGAATCGAGCAGGAAATCGAGCGCATCAACATGCGCCACGTTCCCCTGTCATCCGGTGGGTCGCTGGTCATTGAGTCGACCGAGGCGATGGTCACCATCGATGTGAATAGTGGGCGCTTCCGCAGCCTGGACGACGCGGAAGAGACGGCCTATCGCATCAACATGGAAGCGGCCGGTGAGATCGCCCGCCAACTCCGCCTGCGCGACCTCGGCGGGCTCATCCTCTGCGATTTTATCGACATGCGCTACGACCGGCACATTCGCGCCGTGGAGAAAAAGCTCCGCGACGATTTGAAGAAGCACAAGGAACGCGTGCGCATGCTGCGGATGAGTGCCTTCGGCATCGTGGAGATGACCCGCCAGCGGCAGCGGGCGTCGATCCGCCGCAACATGTACTACGATTGCCCGCACTGCCGCGGCGCCGGCGTGGTCAAGATGCCCGAGTCGGTCGTGCTCGATGTCATGCGCATGATCCAGCTCTCGGTGTTCCAGCCCGATGTGCACCGCGTAACCATCTCCGTAGATCCCGACGTGGCCATGCGTATCCTCAACACCAAGCGCGCGGCCATCGCCAGGATGGAATCCGAAAGCGGCAAGACCGTGATCATCCGCGGCGACGCCAACTTCACCACGGACCAGATCGAGTGCGCCTGCGAGGATTCTCGCGGCCAGCCCGTCAACGTCGGCTGGCAGATGAAAACGACGGGAAAGTAG